A stretch of Chanodichthys erythropterus isolate Z2021 chromosome 20, ASM2448905v1, whole genome shotgun sequence DNA encodes these proteins:
- the spen gene encoding msx2-interacting protein isoform X1, with the protein MVRETRHLWVGNLPENVREEKIIEHFKRYGRVESVKVLPKRGSEGGVAAFVDFVDIKSAQKAHNSVNKMGDRDLRTDYNEPGTIPSAARGLDDSLSIATRGRDVSGFTRGAGGPVYGPPVSLHSREGRFERRLDGAADSRERSYDHSSYGHHERSSSNTSSFDRQRHYETDYYRDSRDRALSGASGSASSASGSIGGGSSAASVGVAGSVAGSSSAGGSSSSTAGVGSGGSTPGGIVYYGSRSRSPSRFETTETRYEPRARETFTLASVVHRDLYREERGRRGDRKYHHSSSRSPHSSQSHNPSPQRLASQAARPARSRSGSGSRSRSSSSDSVSSTSSSGSGSSDSSSSSSDRSPARSVQSAAVPAPSAQPLPSLDKDEPRKSFGIKVQNLPVRSTDTSLKDGLFHEFKKHGKVTSVQIHGASEERYGLVFFRQQEDQEKALSASKGKLFFGMQIDVTAWHGPETESENEFRPLDERIDEFHPKATRTLFIGNLEKTTTYHDLLNIFQRFGEIVDIDIKKVNGSPQYAFLQYCDIASVCKAIKKMDGEYLGNNRLKLGFGKSMPTTCVWLDGLSSSITEQYLTRHFCRYGHVVKVVFDRLKGMALILYNNIEYAQAAVKETKGWKIGGNKIKVDFANQESQMAFYRSMQASGQDIRDFYEIISERRDERRPPYHEFTAERAYYENVRTPGSYTEDPRRKYPARSREFYSEWDPYQGDYYDPRYYDDPREYRDYRDPYEQDIRKYSYLQRERERERERFETDRERDHGRRTIEHNQSPSHPRRPASPAASPSLSERPPSDSEHHVYSRSSERSGSCSSLSPPHFEKPDKIRLERHNRSDKPEKEKSVFEADRGNGGEKERRAGRKEKGDKDRTEKQKLRKLKLASPTVPSSETDLELDRDTSPEASLTLRGKASKSFIKDYSGKGKLDLPPCVVQLTRVKEKEGKLIDVILCEKQKTKVGSDPVRSPTTPPSVDHKSMPFRMDTQARDFFKHGKHLKEKGLASQVEVVDKEGKVKNKKYFKTDLAFDTSSSVDADRLAARKRRFEETSGKAENLRRISQEEEEGKLRRFIDEPLLKDIDYDKKLLRKEAHKREQKMKPERMVTVSTIKEELDTVMSVGLSLDLQARLGEPTEEAIDSLDSLDQKIGTFGSNSQPSFSLAVSDDGSVDMEFSRDQEQQHITSYHVHSSRLERDSESKERLLSDIDHSQSCRKQMEQNRRLQQQLLECDKSDKTESTPSTDVEDFEYRSLVHELGKPPQDVTGDSPPSKRKNLGAFEFDFGTKREQDYQRFRQINDEPERRLASLPGTPFAEERNASQLLDKEPDSPLAMDKNCLHFDVSKYNIDNAVHQGLSPHAEILKVKASVTEEEFCWESNIRQGTLRGEMSFPTSIVKRESIRKRPEHELEPGEVQSDSDEDSESRHLSLKLNSFKREPEEKLSDVKSSESLEKNKFYEFALDKTITPDTKALLERAKSLSSSREENWSFLGHDSKFKSFRNSTDKEKSEPTPRPIPSWYMKKKKIRSDSDGKLDEKKEDSKSDEQERQELFASRFLHSSIFEQDSRRLQHLERKNNDPEVRVGRESITNDSQGEQAGPGGTDLSQEPRVLFHSRFLELQQRDKNQQLPISERVGVTGQMEEEKALDEVFGPSPNVSEISQELSVSHSPATTSPMSLPKVSETSVQHKPVLASTLINIDGRAVVNERSEDAPIDSSPLINLEENTAVAVSSTPPEPTIKEAVTVKEPNEKLSESKRTVSPIAEQDIDVKPPTPGASLSNVEPECDPFQAASPLFPKPSQAQEIAELSETKMEPVNYLHKVASPLDVELPDTEPEIEQVQPPRKQPKSKKLKTVSPTPIPQVANEKPPTRKSERIDREKLKRSSSPRGDSTKLIADSRNSTKSPVHATDSEQGHESNTNHGRTRQRRNVRSVYATPHEDEAAQSGKEITEPPRVTRKRCSDKEAATQHMVTTLGRRGRPPKTRRRGDDMSPIKGDHTKNSESEDTENKESTCSGEISKTAEAWRSPRSQKGQSSPIRAGQSRKTLKLDKVSGSPEPIQSDRAGVDVSPALDHQAESKDESSMEVGQLSEDTKQHNISKREKEFAHSGEEKSTDVDIEITPVEKTQPLDKKVRASRSTRNTKTMPDDKPVNIVNLTVDAVKNALHSDDDKAVSFEGSFKTKAPQLVKEESNIPVYHKEEDVHSPDEKEESFSEMEPPTDPVAALLAHQMELERAVENISKLTDEQHPAPYKEPRTEPPILTPPVIVQPAEDTEVEKPANPASETELAAAIDSITAEDISGDADGFSAPTTYTALLPTPETHVLPVSSEVIEPQTNLTVKTVVQSAQDGVIAPDSKSYQTCKTDTSFTESPLSEAAKKGGRARPKTPKKSRGRKVSLNRKLEIAEDAVLEPESTTVKLPESIPEEIQTANPKAATSAAAAAVVTVAAACKHEATSTVILDTPKEAEQPAVDQPEPQESAFHSGNNSPSYLRTQQLSPEPVAPTLTSPTTCLNSPASSKTPLTPPEWNTRTEEKGILPKPQVNVSLSTPGGGGPPANPPMPPDTKASDIDPSSSTLRKILMEPKYVSASNRNAVPGMQFTTTLADPRMSNNESSVEVVLPLKTCLPEDRPSPITQLVPCTVPPQPPPLQQCGTPQILKQKLAITSTATSVISRIPMPFDFEDTPRISLSNRSSGMSLPKQKYRTGLSENSKYHGLNPSEDGGSVGRPVVESTHCNTGSSTGLRVNTSEGVVVLSYSGQKTEGPQRIIAKISQIPPASAVDIEFQQSVTKSQIKQEPPSHPSTPKGSQTPTGYGHAGVVLSGQTFSAQPVISSINHESPSSEKSEPPYHTGQQGGSVKAFQQSTSHPQLLRYSQSITQQQHFKKNGVTESMSMKADIKPSQTFNVKPVLSPHHPSLVGNHILSSSAPHERVVTQPKQDSHSPRSSGHSTSPFQKVCPPSSSVVLGPAGPISQYVSNIHHAEQSVIMPPHSVTQSMPIGHLSQGDVRASTPSLSGIGYGIHSENLLSPRSAPPKRSTTPQPAVIRDLLKSHAGSSGGGQVETSNDDMQNLAQGLRRASAPQLQPESVVMQPEFKGLHHRALRLDQYARDVHLLVHQHLTDHPGVVENRQTRTPEAIQSSSHISSASSKASPVVKNTSQIVRDAPKAIELKMTPSPHSDSRIMGHTPGSVMVPSQGVQMIHPGNPNSMPEYYREMRGFHSQYPSHSVIGINLTNRGIAASQVSQVDQCQRQKVPSVVSVESAGSFGESKLDGSHIRHPNSMDLSHISRVQGETGSPSYTSPVTITPKLELPITVQKGPQGPVSNQMPRPSSASSQMRSDFKLDHTGLRSVDMVQLLTKYPIIWQGHLALKNDTAAVQLHFVSGNNVLAHRSLPPPEGGAFLRIAQRMRLEVSQLEGVARRMTAENEYCLLLALPCGLDQEDVHNQTHALKTGFITYLQAKQAAGIINVPNPGSNQPAYVVQIFPPCEFSESHLSHLAPDLLNSISSISPHLMIVIASV; encoded by the exons ATGGTCCGGGAAACCAGACATTTATGGGTGGGGAATTTACCAGAAAATGTACGAGAGGAAAAAATTATCGAGCACTTCAAACG gtATGGACGTGTGGAGAGTGTCAAGGTCCTTCCAAAACGTGGATCGGAGGGTGGAGTTGCAGCTTTTGTGGATTTTGTGGACATTAAGAGTGCTCAGAAAGCTCATAATTCTGTCAACAAGATGGGAGACAGGGACCTGCGCACCGATTACAATGAGCCCGGAACTATTCCCAGTGCAGCTCGAGGCCTGGATGATAGCCTGTCCATAGCCACTCGTGGGCGGGATGTTTCAGGGTTCACAAGGGGGGCGGGGGGCCCTGTGTATGGGCCCCCTGTGTCACTCCACAGCAGAGAGGGACGCTTTGAACGCAGACTAGACGG GGCTGCGGACAGTCGGGAGCGATCTTACGATCACAGTTCCTATGGACATCATGAGCGTAGCAGCAGCAACACCAGTAGTTTTGATCGCCAGCGTCACTATGAGACCGATTATTACAGAGACTCTAGGGACCGGGCCCTCAGTGGAGCCAGCGGGAGTGCCAGTTCTGCCAGTGGCAGCATTGGAGGCGGCTCATCAGCAGCCAGTGTTGGTGTTGCAGGGAGCGTTGCAGGAAGCAGCAGTGCTGGTGGAAGCAGTAGCAGCACTGCCGGAGTGGGAAGTGGCGGCTCGACACCGGGAGGCATTGTCTACTATGGTTCTCGAAGCCGGAGCCCTAGTCGTTTTGAGACTACAGAGACTCGCTATGAGCCGCGTGCCCGTGAAACTTTCACACTCGCTAGTGTGGTCCATCGGGATTTATACAGAGAAGAAAGAGGCAGACGAGGAGATAGGAAATACCACCACAGTAGCAGTCGATCGCCACACTCTTCGCAATCACACAATCCATCACCACAGAGGTTGGCGAGTCAGGCAGCGCGGCCGGCACGCtcccgcagtggctcaggatCCCGCAGTCGCTCCTCCAGCTCTGACTCCGTCAGCAGCACCAGCAGTAGTGGCAGTGGCAG TAGTGATTCCAGCAGTAGCTCCAGTGATCGATCTCCAGCTCGATCTGTTCAGTCAGCAGCTGTACCTGCCCCTTCTGCTCAACCCCTACCTTCACTGGACAAAGATGAACCTCGCAAAAGTTTTGGTATCAAAGTGCAGAACCTCCCTGTGCGCTCAACAG ATACAAGCCTGAAGGACGGTCTTTTCCATGAATTTAAGAAACATGGCAAAGTCACATCAGTTCAGATCCATGGTGCCTCTGAGGAACGATATGGATTAGTCTTCTTTCGCCAGCAAGAAGACCAAGAAAAAGCTCTAAGTGCATCTAAAGGGAAGCTGTTTTTTGGGATGCAAATTGATGTCACTGCTTGGCATGGCCCAG AAACGGAGAGTGAGAATGAGTTCCGGCCTTTGGATGAACGTATAGACGAGTTTCACCCCAAAGCTACGAGGACATTATTCATAGGAAATTTAGAGAAAACCACAACCTATCATGACCTGCTGAATATATTTCAGCGTTTCGGAGAGATTGTT gaTATCGATATAAAAAAGGTAAATGGTTCCCCACAATATGCCTTTCTCCAGTATTGTGACATAGCAAGTGTCTGCAAAGCAATTAAGAAAATGGATGGTGAATACCTTGGCAACAACAGGTTAAAG CTTGGTTTTGGCAAGAGTATGCCTACTACATGTGTATGGTTGGACGGCTTGTCCTCCAGTATTACCGAACAGTATCTAACAAGGCACTTTTGTCGTTATGGACATGTTGTAAAG gttgTGTTTGACCGACTGAAAGGAATGGCCCTTAtcttatataataatatagaaTATGCGCAGGCCGCTGTCAAGGAAACAAAGGGTTGGAAGATTGgaggaaataaaataaag GTTGACTTTGCCAACCAGGAAAGCCAGATGGCTTTCTACCGTTCAATGCAGGCATCTGGACAAGACATAAGAGATTTCTATGAAATCATATCTGAACGAAG aGATGAGCGCCGGCCGCCATATCATGAGTTCACAGCTGAGCGGGCATACTATGAGAATGTGCGTACCCCAGGTTCCTACACAGAGGATCCACGTCGAAAATATCCTGCCAGAAGTCGAGAGTTTTATTCAGAATGGGATCCTTACCAGGGAGATTACTATGATCCACGATACTATGATGACCCCCGTGAATACAGGGATTATAGAGACCCATATGAACAGGATATTCGGAAGTACAGCTACTTACAAAGAGAACGTGAGAGGGAAAGGGAGCGGTTTGAAACGGATCGTGAACGTGACCATGGTCGACGAACAATTGAACACAATCAAAGCCCATCCCATCCACGTCGTCCTGCTAGCCCTGCTGCTTCCCCATCCCTTTCTGAACGTCCTCCCAGTGACTCTGAACATCATGTTTACAGCCGCTCATCTGAGCGAAGTGGCAGCTGCAGCTCACTTTCTCCACCACACTTTGAAAAGCCTGATAAAATTCGTTTGGAGAGGCACAATAGGAGTGATAAACCAGAGAAAGAAAAATCAGTCTTTGAGGCAGATCGTGGAAATGgaggagaaaaagaaagacGTGCTGGACGCAAGGAAAAAGGAGACAAGGACAGGACTGAGAAGCAGAAGTTGAGGAAATTAAAACTTGCATCCCCCACTGTTCCATCATCAGAGACAGACCTTGAACTTGACAGGGACACTAGCCCAGAGGCTAGCTTAACTCTTCGAGGTAAAGCCAGTAAATCATTTATCAAAGACTACTCTGGAAAAGGAAAACTTGATCTGCCACCTTGTGTTGTACAGCTGACAAGAGTAAAGGAGAAGGAAGGGAAATTAATAGATGTTATCCTTtgtgagaaacaaaaaacaaaggttGGGAGTGATCCTGTTCGGTCTCCAACCACCCCACCCTCAGTTGATCACAAGAGTATGCCTTTCCGCATGGACACTCAGGCTAGAGATTTCTTTAAGCATGGAAAACATCTCAAGGAGAAAGGCTTGGCTAGTCAAGTTGAGGTTGTGGATAAAGAGGGCAaggtgaaaaacaaaaaatacttcAAAACTGATCTTGCATTTGACACCAGCTCTTCGGTGGATGCTGACCGCTTGGCTGCACGAAAGAGGCGCTTTGAAGAAACATCTGGAAAGGCTGAAAATTTAAGGAGGATAAgtcaggaggaggaggaaggaaAATTAAGGAGATTTATTGATGAACCTTTGCTGAAAGACATTGATTATGATAAAAAGTTGCTACGAAAAGAAGCGCACAAGAGAGAACAAAAAATGAAGCCAGAGAGGATGGTTACTGTGAGTACTATAAAAGAAGAGCTGGACACTGTAATGTCAGTAGGCCTCAGCCTAGACCTTCAGGCTCGACTTGGGGAACCAACTGAGGAGGCAATAGATTCCTTAGATAGTCTTGATCAAAAGATAGGTACTTTTGGATCTAATAGTCAACCAAGTTTCAGTCTTGCAGTCTCTGATGATGGAAGTGTAGATATGGAATTTTCTAGAGACCAAGAGCAGCAGCACATAACTAGCTACCACGTACACTCCTCAAGGCTAGAAAGAGATTCTGAAAGTAAGGAAAGATTGCTCTCGGACATTGATCACTCACAGAGTTGCAGAAAACAAATGGAGCAGAACCGTCGTCTACAGCAACAATTGCTAGAGTGTGATAAATCTGATAAAACTGAAAGCACACCCAGCACTGATGTAGAAGACTTTGAGTATCGAAGTCTTGTGCACGAGTTAGGAAAACCACCTCAAGATGTAACTGGTGATTCACCACCCTCTAAGCGAAAGAATTTAGGAGCATTTGAATTTGATTTTGGCACTAAAAGAGAGCAAGATTATCAGAGGTTTAGACAGATAAATGATGAACCTGAAAGGAGACTTGCTTCACTTCCAGGGACACCCTTTGCTGAGGAGAGAAATGCATCACAATTGCTGGACAAAGAGCCAGATTCACCTTTGGCAATGGATAAAAATTGTTTGCATTTTGATGtatcaaaatataatattgaCAACGCAGTGCACCAAGGGCTTTCACCACATGCAGAGATTTTGAAAGTGAAAGCATCAGTGACAGAAGAGGAGTTCTGTTGGGAGAGCAATATTAGGCAGGGCACATTGAGAGGAGAAATGAGCTTCCCTACCAGCATTGTTAAACGGGAAAGTATCCGAAAACGCCCTGAACATGAATTGGAACCTGGGGAGGTTCAGTCAGACTCTGATGAAGATAGTGAAAGTAGGCACCTTTCACTAAAGCTAAACTCTTTCAAAAGAGAGCCTGAGGAGAAACTTTCAGATGTAAAGTCTTCTGAGTCTCTTGAAAAGAATAAGTTCTATGAATTTGCATTGGATAAGACCATTACACCAGACACCAAAGCTCTGCTCGAGCGTGCTAAGTCACTCTCTTCATCTAGGGAAGAAAACTGGTCTTTCCTTGGTCATGACTCAAAATTCAAAAGCTTTCGGAATAGTACAGATAAGGAGAAGTCTGAACCCACTCCAAGACCTATTCCTTCTTGGtacatgaaaaaaaagaaaattcgcTCTGATTCTGATGGAAAATTAGATGAAAAAAAGGAAGATTCCAAGTCTGACGAACAAGAACGACAAGAGCTCTTTGCGTCACGCTTTCTTCATAGCTCTATCTTTGAACAGGACTCAAGGCGACTTCAACACCTTGAGCGGAAAAATAACGATCCTGAAGTTAGAGTTGGGAGAGAAAGTATTACAAATGATTCCCAAGGGGAACAAGCCGGGCCAGGAGGAACAGACCTCTCTCAAGAACCAAGAGTACTTTTTCATAGCCGCTTCTTAGAACTTCAACAAAGAGATAAGAACCAACAGCTGCCCATTTCAGAAAGAGTTGGTGTAACTGGTCAGATGGAGGAGGAGAAGGCACTGGATGAAGTGTTTGGGCCATCCCCCAATGTATCAGAAATTTCCCAAGAGTTGTCAGTAAGTCATAGTCCAGCTACAACATCACCAATGTCTCTCCCTAAAGTTTCAGAGACTTCTGTGCAGCATAAGCCAGTTTTGGCCTCTACATTAATAAATATAGATGGTCGAGCAGTTGTGAATGAGCGGTCAGAAGATGCTCCAATAGATTCTTCTCCATTAATTAACTTAGAGGAGAACACGGCTGTTGCAGTGAGTTCTACACCCCCTGAACCCACGATAAAGGAAGCTGTAACTGTCAAAGAACCTAATGAAAAGCTGAGTGAGTCCAAAAGAACTGTAAGTCCAATTGCTGAACAGGATATTGATGTCAAACCTCCTACTCCTGGTGCATCTTTAAGTAATGTTGAGCCAGAATGTGATCCTTTTCAGGCAGCTTCTCCATTGTTTCCAAAGCCCAGTCAAGCTCAAGAGATTGCAGAGCTTTCAGAAACAAAAATGGAACCTGTTAATTATCTTCACAAGGTTGCATCCCCACTAGATGTGGAGCTGCCAGACACAGAACCTGAGATTGAACAGGTACAGCCACCACGTAAACAGCCTAAGAGTAAAAAGCTAAAAACTGTCTCACCAACACCAATCCCTCAAGTTGCTAATGAGAAACCACCTACACGAAAGAGTGAACGCATTGATAGGGAAAAGCTAAAAAGATCTTCATCCCCCAGAGGAGACTCCACAAAACTCATTGCTGACTCCAGAAACTCTACGAAATCTCCTGTTCATGCTACAGATTCAGAGCAGGGCCATGAATCGAACACAAACCATGGCAGAACACGGCAGCGACGGAATGTACGATCTGTCTATGCAACACCCCATGAGGATGAAGCTGCACAATCAGGAAAAGAGATTACAGAACCTCCCCGTGTCACCCGTAAGCGCTGTAGTGATAAGGAAGCTGCAACACAGCATATGGTAACTACACTTGGTAGAAGAGGTCGTCCACCCAAGACTCGCAGAAGAGGTGATGATATGTCTCCAATTAAGGGAGATCATACCAAAAATTCTGAAAGTGAAGACACTGAAAATAAAGAGTCAACATGTAGTGGAGAAATATCTAAAACAGCAGAGGCATGGCGCTCTCCACGATCTCAAAAAGGACAGTCTTCACCAATAAGAGCAGGACAAAGCAGAAAAACATTGAAATTGGACAAAGTGTCAGGTAGCCCAGAACCCATTCAGTCAGACAGAGCAGGAGTTGATGTGTCACCTGCCCTAGATCACCAAGCTGAATCCAAAGATGAATCTTCAATGGAAGTTGGGCAGTTGTCAGAAGATACCAAACAACATAACATATCTAAAAGAGAAAAGGAATTTGCACATTCTGGTGAGGAAAAATCAACAGATGTTGATATAGAAATTACTCCTGTAGAAAAAACACAGCCATTAGATAAGAAAGTCAGGGCATCAAGGTCAACACGGAACACCAAAACAATGCCTGATGATAAGCCTGTCAACATTGTTAATCTCACTGTGGATGCAGTTAAGAATGCCCTTCATTCAGATGATGACAAAGCTGTAAGTTTTGAAGGGTCTTTTAAAACCAAAGCCCCACAGTTAGTAAAAGAAGAGTCAAACATCCCAGTGTACCACAAAGAGGAAGATGTTCACAGTCCTGATGAAAAGGAGGAGTCTTTTTCGGAAATGGAGCCTCCTACTGATCCTGTGGCTGCATTGCTTGCCCATCAAATGGAACTGGAAAGGGCAGTGGAGAATATTTCAAAACTTACTGATGAACAGCATCCAGCACCTTACAAAGAACCTCGTACTGAACCACCAATCCTAACACCACCTGTTATAGTACAACCTGCAGAAGATACAGAGGTAGAAAAGCCTGCCAATCCAGCAAGTGAAACTGAACTGGCTGCTGCAATTGATTCCATTACTGCTGAGGATATATCTGGAGATGCAGATGGATTCTCTGCTCCAACAACATACACAGCCCTCCTTCCCACACCAGAGACACATGTTTTGCCCGTATCAAGTGAGGTTATTGAACCTCAGACGAACTTGACTGTAAAGACCGTTGTACAGTCTGCACAAGATGGTGTTATAGCTCCAGATTCAAAATCTTATCAAACATGTAAAACAGATACTTCATTCACAGAATCTCCATTATCAGAGGCAGCCAAAAAAGGAGGAAGAGCACGGCCAAAAACTCCAAAGAAATCCAGAGGTCGGAAGGTTTCTTTGAACAGAAAATTAGAAATTGCTGAGGATGCAGTGCTGGAACCTGAATCTACTACTGTCAAACTTCCAGAATCTATCCCTGAAGAGATTCAAACTGCCAATCCTAAGGCAGCGACATCAGCAGCTGCAGCAGCTGTAGTCACTGTTGCTGCTGCATGCAAACATGAAGCTACATCTACAGTGATTTTGGACACACCAAAAGAAGCAGAACAGCCTGCTGTTGACCAGCCTGAACCTCAAGAATCTGCCTTCCACTCTGGAAATAACAGTCCTTCTTATCTAAGGACACAACAGCTATCTCCTGAGCCAGTAGCACCTACCCTTACTTCACCTACAACCTGCCTGAATTCACCTGCATCCTCCAAGACTCCTCTCACACCACCTGAGTGGAACACCAGGACAGAGGAGAAAGGAATTCTCCCTAAACCTCAAGTTAATGTGTCTTTGTCTACACCAGGAGGTGGGGGACCTCCAGCAAATCCTCCCATGCCCCCTGACACAAAGGCCTCTGATATTGACCCAAGCTCCAGCACATTGCGAAAAATTCTAATGGAACCAAAGTATGTATCTGCTTCAAATAGAAATGCAGTCCCAGGTATGCAGTTCACAACCACATTAGCAGATCCACGGATGtctaataatgaaagttcagtTGAGGTTGTGCTGCCTTTAAAGACCTGTCTACCTGAAGATAGACCTAGCCCCATAACTCAACTTGTACCTTGTACAGTACCACCACAGCCACCTCCTCTGCAACAATGTGGTACTCCGCAGATCTTAAAGCAGAAACTGGCTATAACTTCGACCGCTACTTCAGTCATTAGTCGGATCCCTATGCCCTTTGATTTTGAGGACACTCCTCGGATCTCTTTAAGCAACCGTAGCTCTGGAATGTCCTTACCCAAGCAGAAGTATCGTACAGGCTTGAGTGAAAATAGCAAGTATCATGGACTTAACCCCTCTGAGGATGGCGGAAGTGTTGGGCGCCCTGTTGTTGAAAGCACACATTGTAACACAGGGTCAAGTACTGGTTTGAGGGTCAATACATCTGAGGGTGTCGTAGTGTTGAGTTATTCTGGACAAAAGACAGAGGGACCACAGCGGATCATTGCTAAAATAAGTCAAATCCCACCAGCCAGTGCAGTTGATATTGAGTTTCAGCAGTCTGTAACAAAATCACAGATAAAACAAGAACCACCATCTCACCCCTCTACACCAAAAGGATCACAGACACCTACAGGTTATGGACATGCAGGGGTAGTATTATCTGGCCAAACCTTCAGTGCTCAGCCTGTTATTTCCTCGATTAATCATGAAAGTCCTAGCTCTGAAAAATCTGAACCACCCTACCACACTGGTCAACAAGGGGGTTCTGTGAAAGCCTTTCAACAGTCCACAAGCCATCCTCAACTTCTAAGGTATAGTCAATCAATTACACAGCAGCAGCATTTTAAGAAAAATGGAGTAACTGAATCGATGTCAATGAAAGCTGATATAAAACCATCCCAGACCTTCAATGTTAAGCCGGTTTTAAGCCCACACCATCCATCTTTGGTAGGCAATCACATTTTAAGTTCAAGTGCTCCACATGAAAGAGTGGTCACACAACCCAAGCAAGATTCACATTCTCCAAGGTCATCAGGCCATTCCACGTCACCCTTTCAAAAAGTTTGCCCTCCTAGCAGCTCAGTTGTTTTGGGACCAGCTGGCCCTATATCTCAGTATGTGTCAAATATACACCATGCTGAGCAGTCAGTGATAATGCCCCCTCATAGTGTCACCCAGTCTATGCCCATAGGTCATTTGTCCCAAGGAGATGTCAGAGCCAGTACGCCATCATTATCTGGAATAGGTTATGGAATCCATTCAGAAAACCTGTTATCGCCACGATCTGCACCTCCAAAACGTTCCACGACTCCTCAACCTGCAGTGATCAGAGATTTACTGAAGTCACATGCAGGTTCATCTGGTGGTGGCCAGGTTGAGACAAGCAATGATGATATGCAGAATCTCGCACAAGGGCTTCGTAGAGCTTCTGCACCACAGTTACAACCAGAAAGCGTAGTAATGCAGCCTGAATTCAAAGGTCTGCATCACAGGGCATTGCGTTTAGATCAGTATGCCAGAGATGTGCATTTACTTGTGCACCAGCATTTGACTGACCATCCAGGTGTTGTAGAAAATCGCCAAACTCGAACACCAGAGGCAATTCAGTCATCTTCACACATATCATCTGCTTCTTCTAAAGCTTCCCCTGTGGTAAAGAATACTTCACAAATAGTGAGGGATGCACCAAAAGCAATAGAGCTGAAGATGACTCCCTCCCCTCACTCAGACAGCAGGATAATGGGGCACACCCCTGGCTCTGTGATGGTACCTTCTCAAGGAGTTCAAATGATTCATCCTGGAAATCCAAACTCCATGCCTGAATACTACAGAGAAATGCGTGGCTTCCATTCTCAGTATCCAAGTCATTCAGTAATTGGAATTAATTTGACTAATCGTGGAATTGCTGCGTCTCAG GTCTCACAAGTTGATCAATGTCAGAGACAGAAGGTTCCCTCTGTCGTCTCTGTTGAGTCTGCGGGAAGTTTTGGTGAATCAAAACTTGACGGCTCTCACATTCGACACCCAAACTCCATGGATTTGTCTCACATATCACGAGTTCAGGGTGAGACTGGCTCTCCCTCTTACACTTCTCCAGTGACTATAACACCCAAATTGGAGTTGCCTATCACTGTGCAGAAGGGACCTCAAGGACCTGTTTCTAACCAGATGCCACGTCCATCCTCAGCCTCTTCTCAGATGCGATCAGACTTTAAACTTGACCACACAGGACTTCGGTCCGTTGATATGGTGCAGTTGTTAACG AAATACCCAATTATTTGGCAAGGTCACCTGGCACTTAAGAATGACACTGCAGCTGTACAGCTACACTTTGTGTCTGGTAACAACGTTCTGGCTCACCGTTCACTGCCACCACCAGAAGGAGGTGCCTTTCTTCGCATTGCCCAGAGAATGCGCTTGGAGGTCTCACAACTTGAGGGAGTTGCAAGACGTATGACT gCTGAAAATGAATACTGCCTTCTGTTGGCATTGCCTTGTGGATTGGACCAAGAGGATGTCCACAACCAGACCCATGCTCTTAAAACTGGTTTTATCACTTACCTGCAAGCCAAACAAGCAGCTGGAATTATCAATGTCCCAAACCCAGGCTCAAATCAG CCAGCCTATGTTGTCCAGATTTTCCCTCCTTGTGAGTTTTCTGAGAGCCACTTGTCTCATCTTGCTCCGGACCTTCTCAATAGCATCTCCAGTATCTCTCCTCATCTTATGATTGTCATAGCTTCTGTATAA